The following are from one region of the Gryllotalpicola protaetiae genome:
- the glgX gene encoding glycogen debranching protein GlgX: protein MSAPVSATPLGVTPTEAGGTLGVWSANASKVELVLFDRKDPDWATETVQLERGADDVWSGSSARLVPDARYAIRVDGPAGPRNAFDPTTFLIEPYAKGVSELRPDQWRAVVVDRRFDWGGVQKPHRDLDHTIVYEAHLRGFSKLNPAVPEELRGTYAGLAHPASIEYLTKLGVTAVELLPVHYFASEPRLVRQGLSNYWGYNTVNFFSPHSPYATKAAQAAGPSAVLREFKGMVKLLHEAGLEVILDVVYNHTAEAGLGGPRSSFRGIDNSSYYRQLDDGTYYDVTGCGNTVDFGQEVARELVRDSVRYWANECQVDGFRFDLAATLGRDESGAYTRDHPLINGLIDDEQLQDVKLIAEPWDVGLGGWQTGNFPEGWAEWNDRYRDRMRQFWLRDIADARDHGTPSTGIGGLATRLAGSSNTFSAERGPLASVNFITAHDGFTLADLVAYDTKHNFGNGEFNRDGSDNNRSFNHGAEGGTTDPDILAVRRKAMRNLLGTLLLSAGVPMITAGDEFGRSQQGNNNAYCHDSELTWLSWERDADAERQLAVTADLIRLRLANPAVRPVRYAKLGEHVPQSSQMDWYDAGGNTMDEPDWQDPSARTLQYVAASTPEVEDFNRILLIVHGLETEIAVTLPAHEGVDGYELVWDSADEEPKPGTTWFKAGDVVTVSPTSLQLFHCSGRDFE, encoded by the coding sequence ATGTCCGCACCCGTTTCGGCGACCCCTCTGGGCGTCACGCCCACCGAGGCCGGCGGAACGCTCGGAGTGTGGAGCGCGAACGCCTCGAAGGTCGAACTCGTCCTGTTCGACCGCAAGGACCCCGACTGGGCGACCGAGACCGTGCAGCTCGAGCGCGGTGCAGACGACGTCTGGTCCGGCTCGTCGGCACGACTCGTCCCCGACGCGCGCTATGCGATCCGCGTCGACGGACCGGCCGGCCCGCGCAACGCATTCGACCCGACGACCTTCCTCATCGAGCCGTACGCCAAGGGCGTCAGCGAGCTGCGCCCCGACCAGTGGCGCGCCGTCGTCGTCGACCGGCGGTTCGACTGGGGCGGCGTGCAGAAGCCGCACCGCGATCTCGACCACACCATCGTGTACGAGGCGCACCTGCGCGGGTTCTCGAAGCTCAACCCGGCTGTGCCGGAAGAACTGCGCGGCACGTACGCCGGGCTCGCCCACCCCGCCTCGATCGAGTACCTCACGAAGCTCGGCGTGACGGCCGTCGAGCTGCTGCCCGTGCACTACTTCGCCTCCGAGCCCCGCCTCGTCCGCCAGGGCCTGTCGAACTACTGGGGCTACAACACCGTCAACTTCTTCTCGCCGCACTCGCCCTATGCGACCAAGGCGGCGCAGGCCGCCGGCCCGAGCGCGGTGCTGCGCGAGTTCAAGGGCATGGTCAAGCTGCTGCATGAGGCCGGCCTCGAGGTCATCCTCGACGTGGTCTACAACCACACGGCAGAGGCAGGCCTCGGCGGCCCGCGCTCGAGCTTCCGCGGCATCGACAACTCCAGCTACTACCGGCAGCTCGACGACGGCACGTATTACGACGTCACCGGCTGTGGCAACACGGTCGACTTCGGCCAGGAGGTCGCGCGCGAGCTCGTGCGCGACTCCGTCCGCTACTGGGCGAACGAGTGCCAGGTCGACGGATTCCGCTTCGACCTCGCGGCGACCCTCGGGCGCGACGAGAGCGGCGCCTACACGCGCGACCACCCCCTGATCAACGGCCTCATCGACGACGAGCAGCTGCAGGACGTGAAGCTCATCGCCGAGCCGTGGGACGTGGGTCTCGGCGGCTGGCAGACGGGCAACTTCCCTGAAGGCTGGGCCGAGTGGAACGACCGCTACCGCGACCGCATGCGCCAGTTCTGGCTGCGCGACATCGCCGACGCGCGCGACCACGGCACCCCGTCCACCGGGATCGGCGGCCTCGCCACACGCCTCGCCGGCTCATCGAACACCTTCAGCGCCGAGCGCGGGCCGCTGGCCTCGGTCAACTTCATCACCGCGCACGACGGCTTCACCCTGGCCGACCTCGTCGCGTACGACACCAAGCACAACTTCGGCAACGGGGAGTTCAACCGCGACGGCTCCGACAACAACCGCTCGTTCAACCACGGAGCCGAAGGCGGCACGACCGACCCGGACATCCTCGCCGTCCGCCGCAAGGCGATGCGCAACCTGCTCGGCACCCTGCTGCTCTCGGCCGGCGTGCCGATGATCACGGCAGGCGACGAGTTCGGCCGTTCGCAGCAGGGCAACAACAACGCCTACTGCCACGACAGCGAGCTGACCTGGCTGTCATGGGAGCGCGATGCGGATGCTGAGCGCCAGCTCGCCGTCACCGCAGACTTGATCCGCCTGCGCCTCGCGAACCCCGCGGTGCGGCCCGTGCGCTACGCGAAGCTCGGCGAGCACGTGCCGCAGTCGAGCCAGATGGACTGGTACGACGCGGGCGGCAACACGATGGACGAGCCGGACTGGCAGGACCCGTCGGCGCGCACCCTGCAGTACGTCGCGGCCTCGACGCCCGAGGTCGAGGACTTCAACCGCATCCTGCTCATCGTGCACGGGCTCGAGACCGAGATCGCCGTCACGCTTCCCGCCCACGAGGGCGTCGACGGCTACGAACTGGTCTGGGACAGCGCCGATGAAGAGCCGAAGCCCGGCACGACGTGGTTCAAAGCCGGCGACGTCGTGACCGTCAGCCCCACGTCACTGCAGCTGTTCCACTGCAGCGGACGCGACTTCGAGTAG
- the glgP gene encoding alpha-glucan family phosphorylase, with translation MKAIRRFTVRAVIPEALAALDELALNLRWSWHRPTQRLFRSISEEAWHASHDPIQLLGAVEPARLEELAADPAFVQQANDLRDDLRRYLSEPRWYQGLVDAPQSIAYFSAEFGVAAALPQYSGGLGILAGDHLKAASDLGVPLIGIGLFYRSGYFRQSISGDGWQQEAYPVLDPDGLPLSVLRRPDGMAARVSLGLPDGRALAARVWVAEVGRVKLLLLDTNIRDNDEELRSVTDRLYGGGGEHRLLQELLLGIGGVRAIALAVELLGVAQPTVFHTNEGHSGFQGLERISNLIGEGLSFDEALQVVRAGTVFTTHTPVPAGIDRFERPLIERYFATPDLLPGVTLDQVLGLALESQMGGPDSVFNMAVLGLRLGQHANGVAKLHGRVSRAMFQPLWPGFDADEVPITSVTNGVHAPTWVDSSLIALAEAHFGTGDTTRVDWESDQVTDAGLWAARNEMRASTVADARRRVRAAHEAAGGVAPAWTDEVLDANTLTIGFARRGASYKRLTLMLHDKERLAKILLDPERPVQIVVAGKAHPADDEGKRLIQELYEFAEQPEIREHLVFLPNYDITMAQTLYPGTDVWLNNPLRPMEACGTSGMKAALNGSLNLSILDGWWDEYYDGKNGWAIPSADSAGDSDERDALEAAALYDLIEHQLAPMFYERSEDGIPVAWLGRVRYDLKTLSPELSADRMVMQYVQELYAPAHHFAAKLDAHGFAAARALSAWKRKVVAAWPQVAVAHVESGGLDAVPQVGEELHLRAHVALGALAPADVRVEVVYGRSESAAGDELTELRSQELELEGGAPAKGGAATTAFGGIVVLDRAGSFGYTVRVLPKNELLASAAELGLVASAG, from the coding sequence GTGAAGGCGATCCGCAGGTTCACCGTTCGTGCCGTGATTCCGGAGGCGCTGGCGGCGCTCGACGAACTGGCCCTCAACCTGCGGTGGTCGTGGCATCGGCCGACACAGCGGCTGTTCCGCTCGATCTCGGAGGAGGCGTGGCACGCGAGTCACGACCCGATCCAGCTGCTCGGGGCGGTCGAGCCCGCGCGCCTCGAGGAGCTCGCAGCAGACCCGGCGTTCGTGCAGCAGGCGAACGACCTGCGAGACGACCTGCGCCGCTACCTCTCCGAACCCCGCTGGTACCAGGGCCTCGTCGATGCGCCGCAGTCGATCGCCTACTTCTCGGCCGAGTTCGGCGTCGCGGCCGCGCTTCCGCAGTATTCGGGCGGCCTGGGGATTCTGGCAGGCGACCACCTGAAGGCGGCATCCGATCTCGGCGTGCCGCTCATCGGCATCGGCCTGTTCTACCGCTCCGGCTACTTCCGCCAGTCGATCTCGGGCGACGGGTGGCAGCAGGAGGCCTACCCCGTGCTCGACCCCGACGGCCTGCCCCTGTCGGTGTTGCGCCGGCCGGACGGCATGGCCGCGCGCGTCTCGCTCGGCCTGCCCGACGGGCGGGCACTGGCCGCCCGCGTCTGGGTCGCCGAGGTGGGGCGCGTCAAGCTGCTGCTGCTCGACACGAACATCCGCGACAACGACGAGGAGCTGCGCTCGGTCACCGACCGTCTCTACGGCGGGGGCGGCGAGCACCGGCTGCTGCAGGAGCTGCTTCTCGGCATCGGGGGCGTCCGTGCCATCGCCCTGGCCGTCGAGCTGCTCGGCGTCGCGCAGCCGACCGTCTTCCACACCAACGAAGGGCACTCGGGCTTCCAGGGCCTCGAGCGCATCTCCAACCTGATCGGCGAGGGGCTGAGCTTCGACGAGGCGCTGCAGGTGGTGCGTGCGGGCACGGTGTTCACCACCCATACGCCCGTGCCTGCGGGCATCGACCGCTTCGAGCGCCCGCTGATCGAGCGGTATTTCGCGACGCCTGACCTGCTGCCGGGCGTCACGCTCGACCAGGTGCTCGGGCTCGCGCTCGAATCGCAGATGGGCGGCCCTGACAGCGTGTTCAACATGGCCGTCCTCGGCCTGCGCCTCGGCCAGCACGCCAACGGCGTGGCGAAATTGCACGGTCGTGTGTCGCGGGCGATGTTCCAACCGCTGTGGCCCGGCTTCGACGCGGACGAGGTGCCGATCACCTCGGTGACCAACGGCGTGCACGCACCGACGTGGGTCGACTCGAGCCTCATCGCGCTGGCCGAGGCGCATTTCGGCACCGGCGACACCACCCGGGTGGATTGGGAGAGCGATCAGGTGACGGATGCCGGGCTGTGGGCTGCCCGCAACGAGATGCGCGCGTCGACCGTCGCCGACGCGCGCCGCCGCGTGCGTGCCGCGCACGAGGCAGCGGGCGGCGTCGCGCCCGCGTGGACCGACGAGGTGCTCGACGCGAACACCCTCACCATCGGGTTCGCGCGCCGCGGCGCGAGCTACAAGCGGCTGACGTTGATGCTGCACGACAAGGAGCGGCTGGCGAAGATCCTGCTCGACCCCGAGCGTCCCGTGCAGATCGTCGTGGCGGGCAAGGCGCACCCTGCCGACGACGAGGGCAAGCGGCTCATCCAGGAGCTCTACGAGTTCGCCGAGCAGCCCGAGATCCGCGAGCACCTCGTCTTCCTGCCGAACTACGACATCACGATGGCGCAGACCCTGTACCCGGGCACCGACGTCTGGCTGAACAACCCGTTGCGCCCGATGGAGGCGTGCGGCACGAGTGGCATGAAGGCGGCGCTGAACGGCTCGCTCAACCTGTCGATCCTCGACGGCTGGTGGGACGAGTACTACGACGGCAAGAACGGGTGGGCGATCCCGTCGGCGGACTCGGCGGGGGATTCCGACGAGCGCGACGCGCTCGAGGCGGCCGCCCTCTACGACCTGATCGAGCATCAGCTCGCCCCGATGTTCTACGAGCGCAGCGAAGACGGCATCCCCGTCGCCTGGCTCGGCCGGGTGCGCTACGACCTGAAGACCCTGTCACCCGAGCTGTCGGCCGATCGCATGGTGATGCAGTACGTGCAGGAGCTGTACGCGCCCGCGCATCACTTCGCGGCGAAGCTCGACGCCCACGGCTTCGCGGCAGCCCGCGCGCTCTCCGCGTGGAAGAGGAAGGTGGTGGCCGCGTGGCCGCAGGTCGCCGTCGCGCATGTGGAGTCAGGCGGTCTCGACGCGGTGCCGCAGGTGGGCGAGGAGCTGCACCTGCGCGCGCACGTCGCGCTCGGCGCCCTCGCGCCGGCGGATGTCCGCGTCGAGGTCGTCTACGGCCGCAGCGAGTCGGCCGCCGGCGATGAGCTCACCGAGCTGCGCTCGCAGGAACTCGAGCTCGAGGGCGGCGCGCCGGCGAAAGGCGGCGCGGCGACCACCGCGTTCGGCGGCATCGTGGTGCTCGACCGAGCGGGATCGTTCGGCTACACCGTGCGCGTGCTGCCCAAGAACGAGCTGCTGGCGTCGGCGGCCGAACTCGGGCTGGTCGCATCGGCGGGCTGA
- a CDS encoding glycogen/starch/alpha-glucan phosphorylase: protein MLDAVKPETPVTADEAQTSESHHVGPSFQPTHPLALAPVTSPPHTVDGFVKEFLAELNTNAGVTLSRSTVNDQYLSLARTVRHYLSARWLENTRKARETKAKMVGYLSAEFLLGRQLGNALLASDLEEIAEQALAACGIDIATLRAQEVEPGLGNGGLGRLAACFIDSLATMGVPCIGYGIRYEYGIFRQTFVDGRQVEQPDSWLTLGSPWEFPHPEHAVQVDFGGHTETYVDADGTSRSRWIPAWNVLGMPYNYMVPGYQNGQVNTLRLWSAQATQAFDLPTFNSGDYADAVRAQTFAENITKVLYPEDSTPQGKELRLQQQYFFVACSIRDFLDRFILDGDVTTLPERVIFQLNDTHPVIAVPELMRVLVDIEKLDWDEAWAITQKCFAYTCHTLLPEALEVWSTELLGRLLPRHLEIIYRINDEFLAEVRAAYPNDELRARQMSIIGEYPERAVRMAYLATVAGSKVNGVAELHSQLLRDKVLHDFSEYWPEKFTNVTNGVTPRRFIRLANPGLSELITETLGTGWLTDLERLEELEPYAEDAGFRDSFVAIKEANKAKLYRLLQARDGVVLPEHHLLDVMVKRLHEYKRQSLKLLHIVSTYEQIITGKVAADEVTPRTFVFGAKAAPGYRIAKETIHLINSVAQVVNSDPLVKDVLKVVFPANYNVTLAETLIPAADLSEQISLAGKEASGTGNMKLALNGALTIGTDDGANVEIRKLVGDEHFFLFGLTEPEVAELQAKGYHAHEYYESNPQLKATLDLIASGHFSGGDRGLFEPLVSNLLYDDRFMALADFESYLDAQAKVDASYVDQDAWARSAVLNVARSGFFSSDRSMRDYIDRIWHTHPLR from the coding sequence ATGCTGGACGCAGTCAAGCCCGAAACCCCCGTGACGGCCGATGAGGCCCAGACCTCAGAGTCCCACCATGTCGGCCCGAGTTTCCAGCCGACGCATCCGCTCGCGCTCGCCCCTGTCACCTCTCCACCGCACACGGTCGACGGCTTCGTGAAGGAATTCCTCGCCGAGCTCAACACCAACGCCGGAGTGACGCTGTCCCGCTCGACGGTCAACGACCAGTACCTCTCGCTCGCACGCACTGTCCGCCACTACCTGTCCGCCAGGTGGCTCGAGAACACGCGCAAGGCGCGTGAGACGAAGGCCAAGATGGTCGGCTACCTGTCCGCCGAGTTCCTGCTCGGCCGGCAGCTCGGCAACGCGCTGCTCGCGAGCGATCTGGAGGAGATCGCGGAGCAGGCGCTCGCCGCCTGCGGGATCGACATCGCCACGCTGCGTGCGCAGGAGGTCGAGCCAGGTCTCGGCAACGGCGGCCTCGGCCGGCTGGCTGCGTGCTTCATCGACTCGCTCGCCACGATGGGCGTGCCGTGCATCGGCTACGGCATCCGCTACGAATACGGCATCTTCCGTCAGACCTTCGTCGATGGACGGCAGGTCGAGCAGCCGGATTCCTGGCTGACCCTCGGCAGCCCGTGGGAGTTCCCGCACCCCGAGCACGCGGTGCAGGTGGACTTCGGCGGCCACACGGAGACCTACGTCGACGCCGACGGAACCAGCCGCAGCCGCTGGATCCCGGCGTGGAACGTGCTCGGCATGCCGTACAACTACATGGTTCCCGGCTACCAGAACGGCCAGGTCAACACGCTGCGGCTGTGGAGTGCGCAGGCGACGCAGGCCTTCGACCTGCCGACGTTCAACAGCGGTGACTACGCCGACGCCGTGCGCGCCCAGACCTTCGCAGAGAACATCACCAAGGTGCTCTACCCCGAGGACTCGACCCCGCAGGGCAAGGAGCTGCGGCTCCAGCAGCAGTACTTCTTCGTGGCCTGCTCGATCCGCGACTTCCTCGACCGGTTCATCCTCGACGGCGACGTGACGACCCTGCCCGAGCGGGTCATCTTCCAGCTCAACGACACCCACCCGGTGATCGCGGTCCCGGAGCTGATGCGGGTGCTCGTCGACATCGAGAAGCTGGACTGGGACGAGGCGTGGGCGATCACGCAGAAGTGCTTCGCCTACACCTGCCACACGCTGCTGCCCGAGGCGCTCGAGGTGTGGTCGACGGAGCTCCTCGGCCGGCTCCTTCCCCGGCACCTTGAGATCATCTACCGCATCAACGACGAGTTCCTCGCCGAGGTGCGCGCGGCGTACCCGAACGACGAGCTGCGCGCCCGGCAGATGTCGATCATCGGCGAATACCCCGAGCGTGCGGTGCGCATGGCGTACCTCGCGACGGTCGCCGGATCGAAGGTGAACGGCGTCGCCGAGCTGCACTCGCAGCTGCTGCGCGACAAGGTGCTGCACGACTTCTCCGAGTACTGGCCGGAGAAATTCACGAACGTGACCAACGGCGTCACGCCACGGCGCTTCATCCGCCTCGCGAACCCCGGCCTGTCCGAGCTGATCACCGAGACGCTGGGGACCGGCTGGCTGACCGACCTCGAACGGCTCGAGGAGCTCGAGCCGTATGCGGAGGACGCGGGATTCCGGGACTCGTTCGTCGCCATCAAGGAGGCGAACAAGGCCAAACTGTACCGGCTGCTGCAGGCGCGCGACGGGGTCGTCCTTCCCGAGCACCACCTGCTCGACGTGATGGTGAAGCGCCTGCACGAGTACAAGCGCCAGAGTCTGAAGCTGCTGCACATCGTCAGCACCTACGAGCAGATCATCACCGGGAAGGTCGCGGCAGACGAGGTCACGCCACGCACCTTCGTGTTCGGCGCGAAGGCGGCCCCCGGGTACCGCATCGCCAAGGAGACCATCCACCTGATCAATTCGGTGGCCCAGGTCGTCAACAGCGATCCGCTGGTGAAGGACGTGCTGAAGGTCGTCTTCCCGGCCAACTACAACGTCACGCTCGCAGAGACGCTGATTCCCGCAGCCGACCTCTCCGAGCAGATCTCGCTCGCCGGCAAGGAGGCGTCGGGCACCGGCAACATGAAGCTCGCGCTCAACGGCGCCCTCACCATCGGCACCGACGACGGGGCCAACGTCGAGATCCGCAAGCTGGTCGGCGACGAGCACTTCTTCCTGTTCGGTCTCACCGAGCCGGAGGTCGCCGAGCTGCAGGCGAAGGGGTACCACGCGCACGAGTACTACGAGAGCAACCCGCAGCTCAAGGCCACCCTCGACCTGATCGCCTCAGGTCACTTCTCCGGCGGCGACCGCGGCCTGTTCGAGCCGTTGGTCTCGAACCTGCTCTATGACGACCGGTTCATGGCCCTCGCCGACTTCGAGTCCTATCTCGACGCGCAGGCGAAGGTCGACGCGTCCTACGTCGACCAGGATGCGTGGGCGCGGTCGGCGGTGCTGAACGTCGCCAGAAGCGGCTTCTTCTCGTCCGACCGCTCCATGCGCGACTACATCGACCGGATCTGGCACACGCACCCGCTCCGTTAG